A stretch of the Streptomyces sp. NBC_01428 genome encodes the following:
- a CDS encoding acyl-CoA dehydrogenase family protein, giving the protein MRASAFMDTEEQAELRATARKFLSRRAPERDVQIWDEEGSYPEQLYREIAKLGWYDMVTDADEPVENVAGLLTALCEEVGRASSDLVALLNLNFSGIRDLARWGTPDQRRIYSAPVLGGDGRFAIGVSEPDVGSDAASVTTRAERTDGGWVVNGQKTYCEGAGLPGAVMELLVKVGDSGRKRDDLAVFLVPADHPGVEVRRMPALGRNISGIYEVFLHDVQLPDTALLGQPGQGWQILKERLVLERIMISSGFLGSVASVLDMTVAYANERMQFGRSISSYQGVSLPLAEMYVRMDAARCAVQRAAALFDAGLACETESTMAKFLTGQIYAEASALAIQIQGAYGYVRDHTLPMHHSDGIIARVVAGPPSVQLDFIARSMGLRAG; this is encoded by the coding sequence ATGCGCGCAAGCGCCTTCATGGATACCGAAGAACAAGCAGAACTGCGAGCCACGGCCCGCAAGTTCCTCTCACGCCGCGCCCCCGAGCGCGACGTCCAGATATGGGACGAAGAGGGCTCCTACCCAGAACAGCTGTACCGCGAGATCGCGAAGCTCGGCTGGTACGACATGGTCACGGACGCCGACGAGCCCGTCGAGAACGTCGCTGGCCTGCTCACCGCCCTGTGCGAGGAGGTGGGCCGCGCCAGTTCGGACCTCGTGGCGCTGCTCAACCTCAACTTCAGCGGCATACGCGACCTGGCCCGTTGGGGGACCCCCGACCAGCGGCGGATCTACTCGGCACCCGTACTCGGCGGCGACGGCCGATTCGCGATAGGGGTGAGCGAGCCCGACGTGGGCTCGGACGCCGCGAGCGTCACCACCAGAGCCGAGCGCACCGACGGCGGCTGGGTCGTCAACGGCCAGAAGACCTACTGCGAGGGCGCCGGACTGCCGGGAGCGGTCATGGAACTGCTCGTCAAGGTCGGCGACAGCGGACGCAAACGAGACGACCTGGCCGTCTTCCTCGTCCCGGCCGACCACCCGGGCGTCGAGGTCCGCCGCATGCCGGCACTGGGCCGCAACATCAGCGGCATCTATGAGGTGTTCCTGCACGACGTCCAGCTGCCCGACACCGCACTGCTCGGCCAACCGGGACAGGGCTGGCAGATCCTCAAAGAACGCCTCGTGCTGGAACGGATCATGATCAGCTCCGGCTTCCTCGGCAGCGTTGCCTCGGTACTCGACATGACCGTCGCCTACGCCAACGAGCGCATGCAGTTCGGCCGGAGCATCTCCTCCTACCAGGGAGTGAGCCTTCCGCTCGCGGAGATGTACGTCCGCATGGACGCCGCCCGCTGCGCCGTACAGCGCGCGGCCGCACTCTTCGACGCCGGCCTCGCCTGCGAGACGGAGAGCACCATGGCCAAATTCCTGACCGGGCAGATCTACGCCGAGGCATCAGCCCTGGCCATCCAGATCCAGGGCGCCTACGGCTACGTCCGCGACCACACGCTGCCCATGCACCACTCCGACGGCATCATCGCCCGGGTCGTCGCCGGCCCACCGTCCGTCCAGCTCGACTTCATCGCCCGCTCCATGGGACTGAGGGCCGGCTGA
- a CDS encoding bifunctional FO biosynthesis protein CofGH codes for MTTTSLRRALARARAGKSIDREEAIALLQARGEDLTRLCDIAASIRSAGLGDAGRPGVVTYSKKVFVPLTRLCRDRCHYCTFATTPGRVEEAYLTPDQVLDIAREGARLGCKEVLFTLGDRPEDRWQAARDWLDARGYEDTLSYLRAMAILVLEQTGLIPHLNPGVMSWAELQKLKPVAGSMGLMLETTARSLWAEPGGCHYGSPDKEPARRLRTIEDASRTNIPFTTGVLIGIGERPADRVDSLLELRRLARQYGAIQEVIVQNFRSKPGTAMMATPDADLEEYLAVIAVARVLLGPRMRIQAPPNLTDAEELRLLLAAGVDDWGGVSPLTPDHVNPERPWPQLERLAELTAEAGFELRERLAVQPEYIRAGSPWADARVLPHLEALANAATGLAADVLPVGLPWQETADVVSSGRTDLHVAIDQEGRRTGTRGDFDNAFGDWQALAEQLDDKPTGARGVERLDGDVAAALRAAEHDPAGLTQEQALALAYADGPELDALCLLADQVRRSAVGDLVTYVVNRNINFSNVCYVGCRFCAFAQRATDADAYRLSLDEVGERVEQAWDVGATEICMQGGIDPELPSTVHLDLAREVKRRRPDIHLHAFSPMEIISGASRMGISVAEWLTEARAAGVDSLPGTAAEILDDEVRWVLTKGKLPAAEWLRVIRTAHELGIRTTATMMYGHVDEPRHWLDHMRTLVHLQRETGGFTEFVPLPFVHQSSPIYLAGIARPGPSRRDNRAVHALARLLMHGQIDNIECSWVKLSPEQCEEVLRGGANDLGGTLMEETISRMAGSTNGSMKTVAGIKELAAAAGRPTRQRTTTYGFVTPERAQAAGRFDTEVHRVVPLSVGFVR; via the coding sequence GTGACCACCACATCCCTACGCCGAGCGCTGGCCAGAGCCCGGGCGGGCAAGAGCATCGACCGCGAGGAAGCCATCGCCCTGCTCCAAGCGCGGGGAGAAGACCTCACCCGGCTGTGCGACATCGCGGCCTCCATCCGGTCGGCGGGGCTCGGGGACGCAGGACGGCCCGGAGTCGTGACGTACAGCAAGAAGGTGTTCGTCCCGCTCACGCGACTGTGCAGGGACCGCTGCCACTACTGCACCTTCGCCACCACCCCGGGCCGGGTGGAGGAGGCCTACCTCACCCCCGATCAGGTGTTGGACATCGCCCGCGAGGGCGCCCGACTGGGCTGCAAGGAAGTCCTCTTCACCCTTGGCGACCGCCCGGAGGACCGCTGGCAGGCCGCGCGCGACTGGCTCGACGCCCGCGGCTACGAGGACACCCTGTCCTACCTCCGCGCGATGGCGATCCTCGTCCTTGAGCAGACCGGGCTGATCCCGCACCTCAACCCCGGGGTGATGTCCTGGGCGGAACTCCAGAAACTCAAGCCCGTGGCCGGATCGATGGGTCTGATGCTGGAAACCACCGCGCGCTCGCTGTGGGCCGAACCGGGCGGCTGTCACTACGGTTCACCGGACAAGGAACCGGCACGACGGCTGCGAACCATCGAAGACGCCTCCCGCACCAACATCCCCTTCACGACAGGGGTCTTGATCGGCATCGGAGAGCGTCCTGCCGACCGTGTCGACTCTCTGCTGGAGCTCCGCCGCCTCGCCCGGCAGTACGGCGCGATCCAGGAAGTGATCGTGCAGAATTTCCGGTCCAAACCCGGCACGGCCATGATGGCCACGCCGGACGCGGATCTGGAGGAGTACCTCGCTGTCATCGCGGTGGCACGGGTCCTGCTGGGCCCACGGATGCGGATCCAGGCGCCGCCCAACCTCACCGACGCCGAAGAACTCCGCCTGCTGCTCGCAGCCGGCGTGGACGACTGGGGCGGGGTCTCGCCGCTGACCCCGGACCATGTGAACCCCGAGCGCCCGTGGCCCCAGTTGGAGAGGCTGGCCGAGCTGACCGCGGAGGCGGGCTTCGAACTGCGGGAGCGGCTGGCCGTGCAGCCGGAGTACATACGGGCAGGCAGCCCCTGGGCCGACGCCCGGGTGCTACCGCACCTGGAGGCACTCGCGAACGCGGCCACAGGACTGGCGGCGGACGTCCTCCCGGTGGGCCTGCCCTGGCAGGAGACTGCCGACGTCGTTTCCTCCGGACGCACCGACCTCCACGTCGCGATCGACCAGGAGGGTCGCAGGACCGGCACACGCGGCGACTTCGACAACGCCTTCGGCGACTGGCAGGCGCTGGCCGAGCAACTCGACGACAAACCGACCGGGGCCCGCGGCGTCGAGCGGCTCGACGGTGACGTGGCCGCAGCCCTGCGCGCGGCCGAGCACGACCCGGCCGGCCTCACCCAGGAGCAGGCACTGGCACTGGCGTACGCCGACGGACCGGAGCTCGACGCGCTGTGCCTGCTCGCCGACCAGGTCCGCCGCTCGGCCGTGGGCGACCTCGTCACCTACGTGGTCAACCGCAACATCAACTTCAGCAACGTCTGCTACGTCGGCTGCCGATTCTGCGCGTTCGCCCAGCGAGCCACCGACGCGGACGCCTACCGCCTCTCCCTCGACGAGGTCGGTGAGCGCGTCGAGCAGGCCTGGGATGTGGGCGCGACGGAGATCTGTATGCAGGGCGGTATCGACCCCGAGCTGCCCAGCACGGTCCACCTCGACCTGGCCCGCGAGGTCAAGCGACGCCGTCCCGACATCCACCTGCACGCCTTCTCACCGATGGAGATCATCAGCGGCGCCTCGCGCATGGGGATCTCCGTCGCCGAATGGCTGACCGAGGCACGCGCCGCGGGCGTCGACTCCCTGCCGGGCACAGCCGCCGAGATACTCGACGACGAGGTTCGCTGGGTACTCACCAAGGGGAAGCTGCCGGCGGCGGAATGGCTCCGCGTCATCCGCACCGCGCACGAACTCGGCATCAGAACGACGGCAACCATGATGTACGGCCACGTCGACGAGCCGCGTCACTGGCTCGACCACATGCGAACCCTGGTTCATCTGCAACGGGAAACGGGCGGGTTCACGGAGTTCGTACCGTTGCCGTTCGTGCACCAGAGCTCGCCCATCTATCTGGCGGGCATCGCCCGTCCAGGCCCCTCGCGCCGCGACAACCGCGCCGTACACGCCCTGGCGCGGCTGCTCATGCACGGCCAGATCGACAACATCGAGTGCTCTTGGGTGAAGCTCTCTCCAGAGCAGTGCGAGGAGGTGCTGCGCGGCGGAGCCAACGACCTCGGTGGCACGCTGATGGAGGAGACGATCAGTCGGATGGCCGGATCGACCAACGGCTCGATGAAGACGGTCGCCGGGATCAAGGAACTGGCGGCCGCGGCAGGCCGGCCCACCCGGCAGCGCACCACCACGTACGGCTTCGTCACCCCCGAACGAGCGCAAGCCGCAGGCAGGTTCGACACGGAAGTGCACCGCGTCGTGCCGCTCAGCGTGGGATTCGTTCGGTGA
- the cofC gene encoding 2-phospho-L-lactate guanylyltransferase, whose product MTPWQWAVVVPQKDLRLAKSRMELDGQDRRRVARALLRDTVTAARATPGVCEVVVVLDRARDLAAIEDLGVHHVLAPGSGLNEALARGERAARAVRPRCGVAALPADLPLIEPALLGHALALARTRDRTFVADADHRGTTLLTAAPGHSLHSAYGIGSREAHRRTGAFELTGPRFAPLRLDVDHLDHLLLVAPIVHHANLSEALARLESGAFGHAPSASPRLGVHR is encoded by the coding sequence GTGACGCCGTGGCAATGGGCGGTCGTCGTCCCGCAAAAGGATCTCCGGCTGGCGAAAAGCCGGATGGAACTGGACGGCCAGGACCGGCGGCGAGTGGCCCGCGCGCTCCTGCGCGACACCGTGACAGCCGCACGCGCGACTCCCGGGGTCTGCGAAGTGGTCGTCGTCCTCGACCGGGCCCGGGACCTCGCCGCGATCGAAGACCTCGGTGTCCACCATGTCCTCGCTCCAGGGTCCGGCCTCAACGAGGCACTGGCCCGGGGTGAGCGGGCGGCGCGGGCGGTCCGTCCACGGTGCGGCGTGGCCGCGCTGCCCGCGGACCTCCCGCTCATCGAACCGGCCCTCCTCGGCCATGCCCTCGCCCTGGCACGTACCCGCGACCGGACATTCGTCGCCGACGCGGACCATCGCGGCACCACGTTGCTGACGGCGGCTCCGGGACACTCACTGCACTCGGCGTACGGCATCGGCTCGCGGGAGGCCCACCGCCGGACCGGCGCATTCGAACTGACCGGACCTCGCTTCGCGCCCCTGCGACTCGACGTCGACCATCTCGACCATCTGCTGCTCGTCGCACCGATCGTGCACCACGCGAACCTCTCCGAGGCGCTCGCCCGGCTCGAGTCCGGCGCGTTCGGGCACGCGCCGTCCGCATCTCCCCGTCTTGGAGTACACCGATGA
- the fabG gene encoding 3-oxoacyl-ACP reductase FabG yields MSLLSERAAIVTGGAQGIGLSIVETFLREGARVVIADRDADAGRRAAELLDAGDNVTVVACDVTDAGDVRAAVQRCVSTYGSLDVMVNNAGITRDATMRTMTEAQFEQVIDVHLKGCWNGTRLAAAVMREQRSGAVVNLSSISGKVGFVGQTNYSAAKAGIVGLTKAAAKEMAHHGVRVNAIAPGLIRSPMTEAMPAPIWEAKLAEIPMQRVGEASEVASVALFLASSLASYVTGTVMEVTGGRHM; encoded by the coding sequence ATGAGTCTGCTGAGCGAACGAGCCGCGATCGTCACGGGCGGAGCCCAGGGCATCGGGCTGTCGATCGTCGAGACATTCCTGCGCGAGGGTGCGCGCGTGGTCATCGCCGACCGGGACGCCGACGCCGGTCGTCGCGCTGCCGAACTCCTCGACGCGGGGGACAACGTCACGGTCGTGGCCTGCGACGTCACTGACGCCGGTGACGTCCGGGCCGCGGTCCAGCGGTGCGTCTCCACGTACGGCAGCCTCGACGTCATGGTCAACAACGCGGGCATCACCCGGGACGCGACCATGCGCACAATGACCGAGGCACAGTTCGAGCAGGTGATCGACGTCCACCTCAAAGGTTGCTGGAACGGCACGCGCCTGGCCGCCGCCGTCATGCGTGAACAACGCTCCGGTGCCGTCGTGAACCTCTCCTCCATTTCCGGCAAGGTCGGCTTCGTCGGCCAGACCAACTATTCGGCGGCCAAAGCCGGCATCGTCGGCCTCACCAAGGCTGCGGCCAAGGAGATGGCACATCACGGGGTACGAGTGAACGCCATCGCGCCAGGCCTCATCCGCTCACCGATGACCGAGGCCATGCCGGCACCCATCTGGGAAGCCAAACTGGCCGAGATCCCGATGCAACGGGTCGGCGAGGCGTCAGAGGTGGCGTCGGTGGCCCTCTTCCTCGCATCAAGCCTGGCGTCCTACGTCACGGGCACGGTCATGGAAGTGACCGGAGGCCGCCACATGTGA